The following are encoded together in the Bombus affinis isolate iyBomAffi1 chromosome 6, iyBomAffi1.2, whole genome shotgun sequence genome:
- the LOC126917953 gene encoding class E basic helix-loop-helix protein 23, which produces MRSYDGESSSTEDDDRREGLPEAHLQQGSWQRSASHPTWAWEHRTAHPLPPQSTASLESMYSVPGASHASVSAPPASYSSEHPQSAPGRRTPLGAVGLGGFYFQQQPQPHASSSALSDENRPDQERPGASRLNCPPKSKTTRQGKSMRLNINARERRRMHDLNDALDELRSVIPYAHSPSVRKLSKIATLLLAKNYILMQGNALEELRRVIAVLQSPHAHTTALPPTPVSYDLLHGFPGKLFQGVQDMQGLPTTDPQSVTAGGPPTDGTVASGESN; this is translated from the exons ATGAGATCATACGACGGCGAGAGCAGTTCCACTGAGGACGATGATAGAAGAGAGGGCCTTCCTGAGGCGCATCTGCAACAAGGTTCCTGGCAACGTTCGGCCTCGCATCCTACATGGGCTTGGGAACATCGTACCGCT CATCCATTACCACCACAATCAACAGCATCGCTCGAGTCTATGTATTCAGTACCGGGAGCATCTCATGCTAGTGTTTCCGCTCCTCCAGCTAGTTACTCGTCGGAGCACCCTCAGAGTGCACCTGGTAGAAGGACTCCCTTGGGTGCCGTCGGCCTCGGTGGTTTCTATTTTCAGCAGCAGCCCCAACCGCACGCTTCATCGAGTGCTCTTTCCGATGAAAATAGACCAGATCAAGAAAG ACCCGGGGCATCGAGATTAAACTGCCCGCCAAAATCAAAAACTACTCGTCAGGGGAAAAGCATGCGATTGAACATTAACGCCAGGGAACGCAGAAGAATGCACGATTTGAACGATGCACTTGATGAACTTCGATCCGTGATTCCTTACGCCCATAGTCCGTCCGTAAGAAAATTGTCCAAGATTGCAACTCTCCTCTTGGCGAAAAATTATATTCTCATGCAAG GGAACGCTTTGGAGGAACTGAGAAGAGTAATAGCGGTTTTACAGTCGCCACACGCTCACACCACTGCTTTACCACCCACACCTGTTTCCTACGATTTGTTGCATGGGTTCCCAGGCAAATTGTTCCAAGGTGTGCAGGATATGCAAGGACTTCCTACGACAGACCCCCAAAGCGTCACAGCAGGTGGACCTCCGACAGATGGTACTGTAGCCAGTGGAGAATCGAATTAA
- the LOC126917939 gene encoding uncharacterized protein LOC126917939 isoform X1 translates to MELPSAPDRRLEAQEGSTSADLAETVSGGALTIESAKTIGASTTVSSSTTSENGPTKRDNDADSLTATEEIHDATRRSVDNQVSINLELCEASVETSNDFSHGEGQLDISDMGLKLGKDKTQPEDADNDVEVKSNESVDEQDCSTSTPTPTLTLTPTLTPTLTLTPTPTPTPTPTPTSMSLSVQCTEKQTDDSKVDDSYGAGFTTSSPLCRKRPASDFLPINAEIKRIGVEISENESNQVRSDVRRISPVLVSLRERTLGEISLSSNSCLFDDDVNSRCISRNNRIIDDLLTSGCRLSTNVSVDGSFQTNHGSEEISCTEPEHRVCRVATSPEGECTNGSVEEALIEPCKKLEYSGSFIDEDSCCSLSRDSPERNLSKCQEPKQCEEPVEECSCNDTMPTNSACTTPVVNNQLVEIMKSSLPQLVVKIDHINVSQYFSPEQKDATTVTSKKKQKKNATCKADDSNVDVRVDSKDTSKKVCSVERRNCEISVQKTESQDHKEKDDSPAVSDLLQTKLIKSTPIISMKECKVILQRIILPKTLKATTEEKPEKEETPATSVIEKLAEDEEVVFSLPLPSTEDLQPLNNLDSSETTPSSPEMLEPTTDIPEVIDTETETETGSDSSEISTTTNVRGCEDDTASDQISCQENESMCCVDINPEIISRLEPERPEAFTEDSAESLALATGARDEVRSDGSDSGLGSEIPGDPGPAPVPESDSETSFLDRIPDDILSDKEKVVNQLDSFVPNVGVSGTPQPPLTNFRSPPKSNLKRRLIDCMDEAPSPKRSNTEESMKKKRNIQFDAVTVYYFPRAQGFTCVPSQGGSTLGMSATHTHAERFSLSEHAAEQRRIHRARLAQLRSERAANCVSEAASSSEDPSDDTDEEQSDNEELDIDSYYFLQPVPTWQRRALLRAAGVRRIDAVEKDECRDIRASREHCGCGCKGYCDPESCPCSRANVKCQVDRAGFPCGCTRDGCANSSGRIEFNPVRVRTHFIHTLMRLELEKKQREEEGTDHDASDNQNGRSPLREINLGSVMENRTTESCLNGGGFTTLHYENHDARDGGANCQPEVPGTREDSLDLYAIRDDCYPNEDTVDGTQGPQRKLHPEFSQAFQTFSGQTSAGVNFQQPTYQDYQPYANLPSTSRVQFQPQFQTVPGNPGFSHYAPYGQDAGSIQGNCQVHPGQHSSSYETSFAQDETTGSQYTNLNSVQPMNTVVQQIGKLEPFSELLSGRYSYYGEMEPAAHGTYHGNGTKVEVEKNQGNEQQSESTEECDENFGEIIKKSMVETVSA, encoded by the exons ATGGAATTGCCTTCGGCTCCGGATCGTCGTTTAGAAGCCCAAGAAGGTTCTACCTCGGCTGATTTAGCGGAAACGGTTAGTGGTGGTGCATTGACTATAGAATCAGCGAAAACGATTGGTGCGTCGACGACAGTGTCGTCGTCAACTACATCGGAAAACGGACCAACGAAGCGCGACAATGATGCCGATTCTTTGACGGCTACCGAAGAAATACACGATGCTACTCGTCGATCTGTCGATAACCAAGTGTCCATCAATCTAGAATTATGTGAAGCTTCGGTCGAGACCTCGAACGACTTTTCACACGGCGAAGGTCAATTAGACATCTCTGATATGGGTCTGAAACTTGGGAAAGATAAGACGCAACCCGAAGACGCGGATAACGATGTAGAAgtgaaatcgaacgaatccgtgGATGAACAAGATTGTTCGACGTCGACGCCGACGCCGACGCTGACGTTGACGCCGACGCTAACGCCGACGCTGACGCTGAcgccgacgccgacgccgacgccgacgccgacgccgacgTCGATGTCGTTGTCGGTTCAGTGTACCGAGAAACAGACAGACGATTCTAAAGTGGATGATAGTTACGGTGCAGGATTTACCACCTCATCGCCGTTGTGTAGAAAAAGGCCGGCCAGCGATTTTCTGCCGATCAATGCGGAGATCAAGCGGATCGGCGTTGAAATTTCGGAGAATGAATCGAATCAAGTAAGAAGCGACGTGAGGAGGATCTCACCGGTGTTGGTGAGCCTCCGAGAGCGTACCCTGGGTGAGATATCCCTGTCGTCGAACTCGTGCCTGTTCGACGACGATGTCAACAGTCGATGCATCTCAAGGAACAATAGGATTATCGATGATTTATTAACGAGTGGTTGTAGGTTATCAACGAATGTAAGCGTGGACGGTTCTTTTCAAACGAATCACGGTTCCGAGGAGATAAGCTGTACCGAGCCGGAGCATAGGGTCTGCAGAGTAGCGACGTCGCCGGAAGGTGAATGTACCAACGGCAGTGTCGAGGAGGCGCTGATAGAGCCCTGTAAAAAGCTCGAATACTCGGGCTCGTTTATTGACGAGGATTCTTGTTGTTCGCTGTCGCGCGACAGCCCCGAGAGGAATCTCAGCAAATGCCAGGAACCGAAACAGTGCGAGGAGCCCGTCGAGGAGTGCTCGTGTAACGACACTATGCCTACGAATAGTGCTTGCACAACACCGGTTGTAAACAACCAGTTGGTTGAAATAATGAAAAGTTCGTTACCCCAATTAGTGGTTAAAATAGATCACATTAATGTGTCGCAGTACTTCTCACCGGAACAGAAAGATGCGACCACCGTCACTTcgaagaagaagcagaagaagaatGCCACGTGCAAGGCTGATGATAGCAACGTAGATGTAAGGGTTGATTCCAAAGATACGTCGAAGAAAGTATGTTCCGTTGAAAGGCGAAATTGCGAGATCAGTGTCCAAAAGACTGAGTCACAGGACCATAAGGAGAAGGACGATTCTCCTGCAGTATCCGATCTGCTACAGACCAAATTGATAAAATCAACTCCCATTATCTCTATGAAGGAATGCAAGGTGATCTTGCAAAGGATAATATTGCCAAAAACGCTAAAAGCGACGACGGAAGAGAAaccggaaaaagaagaaacgccAGCCACATCGGTAATAGAGAAATTGGCAGAAGATGAAGAAGTCGTGTTTTCTTTGCCTTTACCCTCCACGGAGGATTTACAACCGTTGAACAATTTGGATTCGTCTGAAACGACACCAAGTTCACCGGAGATGTTGGAACCTACCACGGATATCCCAGAAGTTATTGACACAGAGACGGAAACCGAAACCGGGTCCGATAGCTCCGAAATATCAACCACGACGAATGTACGTGGATGTGAGGATGATACCGCTTCTGATCAAATATCGTGTCAGGAGAACGAGTCCATGTGCTGCGTTGATATTAATCCGGAGATCATATCGAGGTTGGAGCCAGAGAGGCCGGAAGCTTTTACAGAAGATTCAGCGGAAAGCCTAGCGCTTGCCACTGGTGCGCGGGACGAAGTTAGATCGGATGGAAGCGATTCTGGTTTAGGAAGCGAGATACCCGGTGATCCTGGGCCTGCACCGGTTCCTGAAAGCGATTCCGAAACTTCTTTCTTGGATAGGATACCCGATGATATTCTCTCCGATAAAGAAAAAG TTGTGAATCAATTGGACAGTTTTGTACCGAATGTGGGTGTATCGGGTACACCACAACCACCATTGACGAATTTTCGGAGTCCTCCAAAGAGTAATTTAAAACGAAGATTGATAGATTGCATGGATGAGGCTCCTAGTCCGAAGAGAAGCAATACGGAAGAATCCATGAAAAAGAAACGCAATATTCAATTCGATGCTGTCACCGTGTATTATTTTCCCAGGGCACAGGGTTTCACTTGTGTGCCTTCTCAG GGTGGCAGCACCCTTGGCATGAGTGCGACGCATACTCATGCAGAACGGTTCTCGTTATCGGAGCATGCTGCTGAACAGAGGCGAATTCATCGTGCTAGACTAGCTCAATTGCGCTCCGAGCGTGCTGCAAATTGCGTATCGGAAGCAGCCTCCAGCTCAGAGGATCCCAGCGATGATACGGACGAGGAACAAAGTGATAACGAAGAACTGGATATCGATAGTTATTATTTCCTGCAGCCAGTACCTACATGGCAGAGACGAGCTTTACTTAGGGCGGCTGGAGTACGTAGAATAGATGCCGTCGAAAAGGACGAGTGCCGCGACATTAGAGCTAGCAGAGAACATTGCGGTTGCGGGTGCAAAGGATATTGCGATCCAGAGAGTTGTCCTTGTAGTCGAGCTAATGTAAAGTGCCAG GTTGATAGAGCGGGTTTTCCTTGTGGATGTACCCGAGATGGTTGTGCGAATAGTTCAGGCAGGATTGAGTTCAATCCAGTACGAGTGCGAACGCATTTTATTCACACTCTCATGCGGCTGGAGTTAGAAAAAAAGCAACGAGAAGAAGAGGGTACGGATCACGACGCTTCTGACAATCAAAACGGCAGAAGTCCGTTAAGAGAAATCAATTTGGGATCTGTGATGGAGAATAGGACCACAGAATCGTGTCTGAACGGTGGTGGATTTACGACGCTTCATTACGAAAATCACGACGCTAGGGACGGCGGGGCGAATTGTCAGCCGGAAGTACCTGGTACTAGAGAGGATAGTCTCGATCTTTACGCAATTAGAGATGATTGCTATCCTAACGAAGACACTGTTGATGGTACGCAGGGACCTCAAAGGAAACTTCATCCTGAGTTTAGTCAAGCTTTTCAAACGTTCTCAGGCCAAACAAGTGCCGGAGTAAACTTTCAACAGCCTACTTATCAGGACTATCAACCTTACGCTAACCTTCCTTCTACATCTAGGGTGCAATTTCAGCCGCAATTCCAAACGGTGCCAGGAAATCCAGGGTTCTCACACTATGCGCCTTATGGGCAAGATGCCGGATCAATTCAGGGAAACTGCCAGGTCCATCCCGGACAACACTCATCCAGTTACGAAACTAGCTTTGCCCAAGACGAAACAACCGGATCACAATACACGAATTTAAATTCGGTGCAACCGATGAATACAGTGGTTCAACAAATAGGTAAACTAGAACCATTTTCAGAACTTTTGTCTGGTAGATATTCGTACTATGGTGAAATGGAACCCGCGGCGCATGGTACTTATCATGGGAATGGAACCAAGGTCGAGGTAGAAAAGAACCAAGGTAACGAACAACAATCGGAAAGTACGGAAGAGTGTGACGAAAACTTTGgggaaattattaaaaagtcAATGGTTGAGACTGTATCCGCCTAG
- the LOC126917939 gene encoding uncharacterized protein LOC126917939 isoform X2 encodes MELPSAPDRRLEAQEGSTSADLAETVSGGALTIESAKTIGASTTVSSSTTSENGPTKRDNDADSLTATEEIHDATRRSVDNQVSINLELCEASVETSNDFSHGEGQLDISDMGLKLGKDKTQPEDADNDVEVKSNESVDEQDCSTSTPTPTLTLTPTLTPTLTLTPTPTPTPTPTPTSMSLSVQCTEKQTDDSKVDDSYGAGFTTSSPLCRKRPASDFLPINAEIKRIGVEISENESNQVRSDVRRISPVLVSLRERTLGEISLSSNSCLFDDDVNSRCISRNNRIIDDLLTSGCRLSTNVSVDGSFQTNHGSEEISCTEPEHRVCRVATSPEGECTNGSVEEALIEPCKKLEYSGSFIDEDSCCSLSRDSPERNLSKCQEPKQCEEPVEECSCNDTMPTNSACTTPVVNNQLVEIMKSSLPQLVVKIDHINVSQYFSPEQKDATTVTSKKKQKKNATCKADDSNVDVRVDSKDTSKKVCSVERRNCEISVQKTESQDHKEKDDSPAVSDLLQTKLIKSTPIISMKECKVILQRIILPKTLKATTEEKPEKEETPATSVIEKLAEDEEVVFSLPLPSTEDLQPLNNLDSSETTPSSPEMLEPTTDIPEVIDTETETETGSDSSEISTTTNVRGCEDDTASDQISCQENESMCCVDINPEIISRLEPERPEAFTEDSAESLALATGARDEVRSDGSDSGLGSEIPGDPGPAPVPESDSETSFLDRIPDDILSDKEKVVNQLDSFVPNVGVSGTPQPPLTNFRSPPKSNLKRRLIDCMDEAPSPKRSNTEESMKKKRNIQFDAVTVYYFPRAQGFTCVPSQGGSTLGMSATHTHAERFSLSEHAAEQRRIHRARLAQLRSERAANCVSEAASSSEDPSDDTDEEQSDNEELDIDSYYFLQPVPTWQRRALLRAAGVRRIDAVEKDECRDIRASREHCGCGCKGYCDPESCPCSRANVKCQVDRAGFPCGCTRDGCANSSGRIEFNPVRVRTHFIHTLMRLELEKKQREEEGTDHDASDNQNGRSPLREINLGSVMENRTTESCLNGGGFTTLHYENHDARDGGANCQPEVPGTREDSLDLYAIRDDCYPNEDTVDGCNFSRNSKRCQEIQGSHTMRLMGKMPDQFRETARSIPDNTHPVTKLALPKTKQPDHNTRI; translated from the exons ATGGAATTGCCTTCGGCTCCGGATCGTCGTTTAGAAGCCCAAGAAGGTTCTACCTCGGCTGATTTAGCGGAAACGGTTAGTGGTGGTGCATTGACTATAGAATCAGCGAAAACGATTGGTGCGTCGACGACAGTGTCGTCGTCAACTACATCGGAAAACGGACCAACGAAGCGCGACAATGATGCCGATTCTTTGACGGCTACCGAAGAAATACACGATGCTACTCGTCGATCTGTCGATAACCAAGTGTCCATCAATCTAGAATTATGTGAAGCTTCGGTCGAGACCTCGAACGACTTTTCACACGGCGAAGGTCAATTAGACATCTCTGATATGGGTCTGAAACTTGGGAAAGATAAGACGCAACCCGAAGACGCGGATAACGATGTAGAAgtgaaatcgaacgaatccgtgGATGAACAAGATTGTTCGACGTCGACGCCGACGCCGACGCTGACGTTGACGCCGACGCTAACGCCGACGCTGACGCTGAcgccgacgccgacgccgacgccgacgccgacgccgacgTCGATGTCGTTGTCGGTTCAGTGTACCGAGAAACAGACAGACGATTCTAAAGTGGATGATAGTTACGGTGCAGGATTTACCACCTCATCGCCGTTGTGTAGAAAAAGGCCGGCCAGCGATTTTCTGCCGATCAATGCGGAGATCAAGCGGATCGGCGTTGAAATTTCGGAGAATGAATCGAATCAAGTAAGAAGCGACGTGAGGAGGATCTCACCGGTGTTGGTGAGCCTCCGAGAGCGTACCCTGGGTGAGATATCCCTGTCGTCGAACTCGTGCCTGTTCGACGACGATGTCAACAGTCGATGCATCTCAAGGAACAATAGGATTATCGATGATTTATTAACGAGTGGTTGTAGGTTATCAACGAATGTAAGCGTGGACGGTTCTTTTCAAACGAATCACGGTTCCGAGGAGATAAGCTGTACCGAGCCGGAGCATAGGGTCTGCAGAGTAGCGACGTCGCCGGAAGGTGAATGTACCAACGGCAGTGTCGAGGAGGCGCTGATAGAGCCCTGTAAAAAGCTCGAATACTCGGGCTCGTTTATTGACGAGGATTCTTGTTGTTCGCTGTCGCGCGACAGCCCCGAGAGGAATCTCAGCAAATGCCAGGAACCGAAACAGTGCGAGGAGCCCGTCGAGGAGTGCTCGTGTAACGACACTATGCCTACGAATAGTGCTTGCACAACACCGGTTGTAAACAACCAGTTGGTTGAAATAATGAAAAGTTCGTTACCCCAATTAGTGGTTAAAATAGATCACATTAATGTGTCGCAGTACTTCTCACCGGAACAGAAAGATGCGACCACCGTCACTTcgaagaagaagcagaagaagaatGCCACGTGCAAGGCTGATGATAGCAACGTAGATGTAAGGGTTGATTCCAAAGATACGTCGAAGAAAGTATGTTCCGTTGAAAGGCGAAATTGCGAGATCAGTGTCCAAAAGACTGAGTCACAGGACCATAAGGAGAAGGACGATTCTCCTGCAGTATCCGATCTGCTACAGACCAAATTGATAAAATCAACTCCCATTATCTCTATGAAGGAATGCAAGGTGATCTTGCAAAGGATAATATTGCCAAAAACGCTAAAAGCGACGACGGAAGAGAAaccggaaaaagaagaaacgccAGCCACATCGGTAATAGAGAAATTGGCAGAAGATGAAGAAGTCGTGTTTTCTTTGCCTTTACCCTCCACGGAGGATTTACAACCGTTGAACAATTTGGATTCGTCTGAAACGACACCAAGTTCACCGGAGATGTTGGAACCTACCACGGATATCCCAGAAGTTATTGACACAGAGACGGAAACCGAAACCGGGTCCGATAGCTCCGAAATATCAACCACGACGAATGTACGTGGATGTGAGGATGATACCGCTTCTGATCAAATATCGTGTCAGGAGAACGAGTCCATGTGCTGCGTTGATATTAATCCGGAGATCATATCGAGGTTGGAGCCAGAGAGGCCGGAAGCTTTTACAGAAGATTCAGCGGAAAGCCTAGCGCTTGCCACTGGTGCGCGGGACGAAGTTAGATCGGATGGAAGCGATTCTGGTTTAGGAAGCGAGATACCCGGTGATCCTGGGCCTGCACCGGTTCCTGAAAGCGATTCCGAAACTTCTTTCTTGGATAGGATACCCGATGATATTCTCTCCGATAAAGAAAAAG TTGTGAATCAATTGGACAGTTTTGTACCGAATGTGGGTGTATCGGGTACACCACAACCACCATTGACGAATTTTCGGAGTCCTCCAAAGAGTAATTTAAAACGAAGATTGATAGATTGCATGGATGAGGCTCCTAGTCCGAAGAGAAGCAATACGGAAGAATCCATGAAAAAGAAACGCAATATTCAATTCGATGCTGTCACCGTGTATTATTTTCCCAGGGCACAGGGTTTCACTTGTGTGCCTTCTCAG GGTGGCAGCACCCTTGGCATGAGTGCGACGCATACTCATGCAGAACGGTTCTCGTTATCGGAGCATGCTGCTGAACAGAGGCGAATTCATCGTGCTAGACTAGCTCAATTGCGCTCCGAGCGTGCTGCAAATTGCGTATCGGAAGCAGCCTCCAGCTCAGAGGATCCCAGCGATGATACGGACGAGGAACAAAGTGATAACGAAGAACTGGATATCGATAGTTATTATTTCCTGCAGCCAGTACCTACATGGCAGAGACGAGCTTTACTTAGGGCGGCTGGAGTACGTAGAATAGATGCCGTCGAAAAGGACGAGTGCCGCGACATTAGAGCTAGCAGAGAACATTGCGGTTGCGGGTGCAAAGGATATTGCGATCCAGAGAGTTGTCCTTGTAGTCGAGCTAATGTAAAGTGCCAG GTTGATAGAGCGGGTTTTCCTTGTGGATGTACCCGAGATGGTTGTGCGAATAGTTCAGGCAGGATTGAGTTCAATCCAGTACGAGTGCGAACGCATTTTATTCACACTCTCATGCGGCTGGAGTTAGAAAAAAAGCAACGAGAAGAAGAGGGTACGGATCACGACGCTTCTGACAATCAAAACGGCAGAAGTCCGTTAAGAGAAATCAATTTGGGATCTGTGATGGAGAATAGGACCACAGAATCGTGTCTGAACGGTGGTGGATTTACGACGCTTCATTACGAAAATCACGACGCTAGGGACGGCGGGGCGAATTGTCAGCCGGAAGTACCTGGTACTAGAGAGGATAGTCTCGATCTTTACGCAATTAGAGATGATTGCTATCCTAACGAAGACACTGTTGATG GGTGCAATTTCAGCCGCAATTCCAAACGGTGCCAGGAAATCCAGGGTTCTCACACTATGCGCCTTATGGGCAAGATGCCGGATCAATTCAGGGAAACTGCCAGGTCCATCCCGGACAACACTCATCCAGTTACGAAACTAGCTTTGCCCAAGACGAAACAACCGGATCACAATACACGAATTTAA